The proteins below come from a single Candidatus Binatus sp. genomic window:
- a CDS encoding alpha/beta fold hydrolase has protein sequence MPAWKTEYIAGPPRIAVDHAGSGPLVVLMHGIGGNRTNWHDQLPEFGRSFHAVAWDARGYGNSNDYNGDLNFDDFATDLARVLEHFGASRAHLVGLSMGGVIALDFVARWPERVTTLTLCDSLPGFSHLSEEQRREFIRLRQEPLLAGKEPKDIAPTVAKSLLGKSPRPGSFERLVASMAALHKESYLKTIAGMANYSRVFDLEAITAPTHVVVGDEDTLTPPATSRQMARRIAGARLTIIEGSGHLSNIERPEAFNRSVLGFLEEHRKA, from the coding sequence ATGCCGGCCTGGAAAACCGAGTACATCGCCGGACCGCCGCGCATCGCCGTCGATCACGCCGGAAGTGGGCCGCTGGTGGTCCTGATGCATGGCATCGGCGGCAATCGGACGAACTGGCACGATCAGCTTCCAGAGTTCGGGCGCTCATTCCACGCGGTGGCGTGGGACGCGCGTGGCTACGGCAATAGCAATGACTACAACGGCGATCTGAACTTTGACGACTTCGCGACCGATCTGGCGCGCGTGCTCGAGCACTTCGGCGCGTCGCGTGCGCATCTCGTTGGCCTTTCGATGGGCGGTGTGATCGCGCTGGATTTTGTCGCGCGCTGGCCCGAGCGGGTGACGACGCTGACGCTGTGCGATTCGTTGCCCGGATTTTCTCATCTGTCGGAGGAGCAGCGCCGCGAGTTTATCCGGCTTCGGCAGGAACCGCTGCTGGCGGGCAAGGAGCCGAAGGACATCGCGCCGACAGTGGCAAAATCGCTGCTCGGCAAATCTCCGCGGCCGGGATCTTTTGAGCGGCTGGTCGCGAGCATGGCGGCCTTGCACAAGGAGTCCTATCTCAAGACGATTGCCGGCATGGCGAACTACTCGCGCGTATTCGACCTCGAGGCGATAACTGCGCCGACGCATGTCGTTGTTGGCGACGAGGACACGCTCACGCCGCCGGCGACGTCGCGCCAGATGGCGCGGCGAATCGCGGGCGCGCGCCTTACGATCATTGAAGGCAGTGGCCATTTGAGTAATATCGAACGGCCCGAGGCCTTCAATCGCTCGGTGCTTGGCTTTCTCGAAGAGCATCGCAAGGCTTGA
- a CDS encoding cupin domain-containing protein, giving the protein MPVVNNSSQQEFNLPGLNHRTFAGPEHGMRNLEVWGQVIKAGAGTPVHRHACEEAIVVLKGSGTLTINGEVSKFGPDSTLIIPSDAVHQIVNSGDTDMVIIAALSAAPVKVRHGDNQPMPLPWQA; this is encoded by the coding sequence ATGCCGGTCGTGAACAACTCGTCACAGCAGGAATTCAATCTGCCTGGCTTGAATCATCGCACCTTTGCCGGTCCCGAGCATGGCATGAGGAACCTCGAAGTGTGGGGACAGGTGATCAAGGCGGGCGCGGGCACGCCGGTGCATCGCCATGCCTGCGAAGAAGCGATCGTGGTGCTCAAAGGATCGGGTACGCTGACGATCAATGGCGAAGTCTCGAAGTTCGGTCCTGACTCGACCCTGATCATACCGAGCGACGCGGTACATCAAATCGTCAATAGCGGCGACACCGACATGGTGATAATCGCGGCGCTGAGCGCGGCGCCGGTCAAGGTGCGGCACGGGGACAACCAGCCGATGCCGCTGCCGTGGCAAGCTTAA